The window AGGCTCCCAATCACCAAACTGTTGTACCTGCTCTTTTCCTAATTCATTGCTACTATAATCAGTTAAATTAACCACTCGATGCGTACCCGTTGGTGACATAACTTCCATCACTTCAGAATTAGCGCCTGATACATAGTTCATTGAGGCCACACAGACAGTCTTAGCTGTAATCAGCTGCATCACACAATTTTTCAGTTCGCCTTTTTCTTCAACTACATGATAGCTCGTTTTTAAAATCGGATCATCCAACAAATAGACCGCCGTATCTAAAACATGGATAAACATATCATAAATACCTCTTTGTACACTGCCGCCACCATTTTCCTTGTTTTTCTGTACAAAAATCATATTTTTATCTGGAACAGCCTTTAACTTCTCAACCATCGGCGCAAATCGACGATTAAACCCAGTCACCAATTGCAATTGATTGTCTTCAGCTAATTGAATTAAAGCCTTCACCTCTACCAAATCTTCACTAATTGGTTTATCTACATAAACATGAATATTATTTTCTAATAGTTGACGAATAATTTCACCATGTGTTTCTGTCGCCGTATGCACAAAGGCTGCTTTAATTCCACTGTCTATTAGCGCTTCAATGCTTGGATAGATATTCTTCACACGATATTGTTCTGCGATTTTCTTTAATTTTTCTTGATTTCGTGTATATAAATGCCA is drawn from Carnobacterium gallinarum DSM 4847 and contains these coding sequences:
- a CDS encoding Gfo/Idh/MocA family protein, which translates into the protein MMKIGVIGLGGISQKAYLPVMMAMGQEVEWHLYTRNQEKLKKIAEQYRVKNIYPSIEALIDSGIKAAFVHTATETHGEIIRQLLENNIHVYVDKPISEDLVEVKALIQLAEDNQLQLVTGFNRRFAPMVEKLKAVPDKNMIFVQKNKENGGGSVQRGIYDMFIHVLDTAVYLLDDPILKTSYHVVEEKGELKNCVMQLITAKTVCVASMNYVSGANSEVMEVMSPTGTHRVVNLTDYSSNELGKEQVQQFGDWEPTLEKRGFAPLIRTFIASIPNGENPVSTESTLLSHELCHQIVTGEIKRTL